From the Solanum stenotomum isolate F172 chromosome 4, ASM1918654v1, whole genome shotgun sequence genome, one window contains:
- the LOC125861276 gene encoding uncharacterized protein LOC125861276, giving the protein MGPFPPSTGNQYILVDVDYVSKWVEAVALPSNDSRVVIKFIKKHIFTCFGTPRAIISDEGKHFINHLVKNLLAKYGIRHKVATTYHPQTSGQVEVSNREVKKILQKTVNAQRKDWSEKLDDVLLNLDPELAGKKRVNQLHELEEFRLHAYENAKFYKEKTKRSHDKHIVARTFNSRDNVLLFNSRLRLFPEKLRSKWSGPFEVIRMTQHGVAELKGKTGLTFLVNGQRVKHYFGEDSNRDREALELNDE; this is encoded by the exons atgggtccCTTCCCACCATCTACTGGAAACCAATACATTCTTGTGGATGTGGATTATGTTAGTAAATGGGTTGAGGCGGTTGCTCTTCCTTCGAATGATTCAAGGGTGGTGATAAAGTTCATAAAGAAGCACATCTTCACCTGCTTTGGCACTCCAAGGGCAATCATAAGTGATGAAGGTAAGCATTTCATTAACCATCTTGTTAAAAACCTTCTTGCTAAGTATGGTATTCGTCATAAGGTTGCTacaacttaccatcctcaaaCGAGTGGTCAAGTAGAGGTCTCGAATAGAGAGGTGAAGAAAATTTTGCAGAAAACGGTGAATGCGCAGAGGAAAGATTGGTCTGAGAAATTAGATGATGTGTT GTTGAACTTGGACCCCGAGCTGGCCGGTAAAAAAAGAGTGAATCAGTTGCATGAACTTGAGGAGTTTAGGCTCCACGCTTATGAGAATGCCAAGTTTTACAAAGAAAAGACGAAGAGGTCACATGACAAGCACATAGTAGCTCGTACTTTCAATTCGAGAGATAATGTACTACTCTTTAACTCTAGACTAAGGTTATTCCCCGAAAAACTAAGGTCGAAGTGGAGTGGTCCTTTCGAAGTGATCAGAATGACACAACATGGGGTTGCTGAACTTAAAGGTAAGACTGGCCTTACGTTCTTGGTCAATGGGCAAAGGGTGAAACACTACTTTGGTGAGGATTCAAATCGTGATCGGGAGGCTCTTGAGCTAAATGATGAATGA
- the LOC125861277 gene encoding agamous-like MADS-box protein AGL80 has protein sequence MPRSKGKILYIENDTQRKATYKKRQKVAFKKAQEISTLCECEVAGVRYSEYHTKPMVYPNYEDAVETFRKFEALPLADQSKNMMTTEEFIKKIIKKKEDQLYKLQKENDIKEKTNMMHEVVNGKKIISIDMKTNDLNDLMYVMKQNLKFFRKLKIKADEEGSASQPISSSGTNSEGPTSPTLLVPQVDPLITIPSSPMLQELMYSSTPQQMDSSMNISTMPMNNYSSSESIEWDDDSIMSFFDDSYLNNINVQHPK, from the coding sequence ATGCCAAGAAGTAAAGGaaagattttatatattgaaaatGATACTCAAAGGAAAGCCACATATAAGAAGAGACAAAAAGTAGCCTTTAAAAAGGCTCAAGAAATTAGTACTCTGTGCGAGTGTGAAGTAGCTGGCGTCAGATATAGTGAGTACCACACAAAACCTATGGTATATCCAAATTATGAAGATGCAGTAGAAACTTTTAGGAAGTTTGAGGCGCTTCCACTAGCTGATCAATCAAAAAACATGATGACGACAGAAGAGTTTatcaagaaaattataaaaaagaaggaGGATCAATTATACAAGctacaaaaggaaaatgatatCAAAGAAAAGACAAATATGATGCATGAAGTGGTAAATGGAAAAAAGATTATTTCCATTGACATGAAAACTAATGATCTTAATGATCTAATGTATGTCAtgaaacaaaatttgaaattttttcgcAAACTGAAAATTAAAGCTGATGAAGAGGGTTCTGCCTCTCAACCAATTTCTTCTAGTGGAACCAACTCCGAGGGTCCAACATCTCCTACTTTATTGGTCCctcaagtggatccactaataaCAATTCCTTCATCTCCAATGCTCCAAGAATTAATGTATTCTTCTACACCTCAACAAATGGACTCTTCAATGAATATCTCCACAATGCCAATGAATAACTATTCATCGTCAGAGTCAATCGAGTGGGATGATGATAGTATTATGTCTTTTTTTGATGATTCATATCTCAACAACATTAATGTTCAACATCCAAAATAA